One part of the Desulfovibrio aminophilus DSM 12254 genome encodes these proteins:
- a CDS encoding NADH:ubiquinone oxidoreductase yields MTAKPRIAFFDFAGCEGDQLQVANLEERLLDILGHVEVVSFREVATRSAETYDVAFVEGSITRPEDIERIKSIRANAGVLVALGACACIGGINCLKNFMAENVYREEVYGPSARWYPTAPARPLKSVVKVDAEIPGCPVDPAEFARVVKEVLLGKTPWLPDWPVCVECKEAGNICRFEMGRMCLGIITRAGCGACCVTEGAHCWGCRGLVPGANLDSARIVLDRAGQDRRAVQDLLRFYLGDTAATL; encoded by the coding sequence ATGACGGCGAAACCGAGAATAGCCTTCTTCGACTTCGCGGGCTGCGAGGGCGACCAGCTCCAGGTGGCCAACCTGGAGGAACGTCTGCTGGACATCCTCGGCCACGTGGAGGTTGTCAGCTTCCGCGAGGTCGCCACGCGCTCGGCCGAGACCTACGACGTGGCCTTCGTCGAGGGCTCCATCACCCGGCCCGAGGACATCGAGCGCATCAAGAGCATCCGCGCCAATGCGGGCGTGCTCGTGGCCCTGGGGGCCTGCGCCTGCATCGGCGGCATCAACTGCCTGAAGAACTTCATGGCCGAGAACGTCTACCGCGAGGAGGTCTACGGACCCTCCGCCCGTTGGTATCCGACCGCCCCGGCCCGGCCGCTCAAGTCCGTGGTCAAGGTGGACGCGGAAATTCCCGGTTGTCCCGTGGACCCGGCCGAGTTCGCCCGGGTGGTCAAGGAAGTGCTTCTGGGCAAGACGCCCTGGCTGCCGGACTGGCCGGTCTGCGTGGAGTGCAAGGAGGCCGGGAACATCTGCCGCTTCGAGATGGGCCGCATGTGCCTGGGCATCATCACCCGGGCGGGCTGCGGGGCCTGCTGCGTCACCGAAGGGGCCCATTGCTGGGGCTGCCGCGGGCTGGTGCCCGGGGCCAACCTGGACTCGGCCCGCATCGTCCTGGACCGCGCCGGGCAGGACCGCCGGGCCGTGCAGGATCTGCTCCGTTTCTACCTGGGAGACACCGCCGCCACGCTCTAG
- a CDS encoding Ni/Fe hydrogenase subunit alpha — translation MAKKTQQSAAPGGAGKRVDVHYLTRVEGHGNIVVEIEADGRVSACRWEVPEAPRFFEAMLIGRDYRDVHHITSRICGICSIGHQLASLQATEDALDIRVSEQTLLLRRLAVHGENLQSHLLHIAYLVLPDLLGVDSVIPLAETHKDALLKLVAARRMSNEFCRIICGRTTHPQRMTPGGWMKIPTVQDLMTLRTLLVESLPNLDFAVDLVASLADKIPAFERKTEYIALVSPTDYALYWGEVGSSQDERHPVRDYKSVTREYCVPQSTAKWSKNVDESYMVGALARFNLNAAKLTPGATAAAAKLGLKQGCANPFMNTVAQLVECVHSVEDSVALIDKLLARGPREEALPPIRVKAGKGAGAVEVPRGILFHAYEYDANGRVFQADCVIPTNQNHANIQKDMEALVPTLADKSEAEIELILSMLVRAYDPCISCSTHTLDLRPGQEKKLVRFVRK, via the coding sequence ATGGCGAAAAAGACGCAGCAGTCGGCGGCTCCGGGCGGGGCCGGAAAGCGGGTGGATGTTCACTATCTGACCCGCGTCGAGGGCCACGGCAACATCGTGGTCGAGATCGAGGCGGACGGCCGCGTGTCGGCCTGCCGCTGGGAGGTGCCCGAGGCCCCGCGATTCTTCGAGGCCATGCTCATCGGCCGGGACTACCGCGACGTGCATCACATCACCTCGCGCATCTGCGGCATCTGCTCCATCGGGCACCAGCTGGCCTCGCTCCAGGCCACCGAGGACGCCCTGGACATCCGGGTTTCGGAGCAGACGCTTCTGCTGCGCCGCCTGGCCGTGCATGGCGAGAACCTCCAGAGCCATCTGCTGCACATCGCCTATCTGGTCTTGCCGGACCTGCTCGGCGTGGATTCCGTGATCCCCCTGGCCGAGACGCACAAGGACGCGTTGCTCAAGCTGGTGGCCGCCCGGCGCATGTCCAATGAGTTCTGCCGGATCATCTGCGGCCGCACCACCCATCCCCAGCGCATGACCCCGGGCGGCTGGATGAAGATCCCCACGGTTCAGGATTTGATGACCCTGCGCACCCTTCTGGTGGAGAGCCTGCCCAACCTGGACTTCGCCGTGGACCTGGTGGCCTCGTTGGCGGACAAGATTCCGGCCTTCGAGCGCAAGACCGAGTACATCGCGCTGGTTTCGCCCACGGACTACGCCCTGTACTGGGGCGAAGTCGGTTCCAGTCAGGATGAGCGCCACCCCGTGCGCGACTACAAGAGCGTGACTCGGGAATACTGTGTGCCGCAGTCCACGGCCAAGTGGAGCAAGAACGTGGACGAATCCTACATGGTCGGGGCCCTGGCGCGCTTCAACCTGAACGCCGCGAAGCTCACCCCCGGCGCGACGGCCGCCGCCGCCAAGCTCGGGCTCAAGCAGGGCTGCGCCAACCCGTTCATGAACACCGTGGCCCAGCTAGTGGAGTGTGTTCATTCGGTGGAGGACTCCGTGGCCCTCATCGACAAGCTCCTGGCGCGCGGCCCGCGCGAGGAGGCCCTGCCGCCCATCCGGGTCAAGGCGGGCAAGGGCGCGGGCGCGGTGGAGGTGCCCCGGGGCATCCTCTTCCACGCCTACGAGTACGACGCCAACGGCCGCGTCTTCCAGGCCGATTGCGTCATCCCCACGAACCAGAACCACGCCAACATCCAGAAGGACATGGAGGCCCTGGTCCCGACCCTGGCCGACAAGTCCGAGGCCGAGATCGAGCTCATCCTGTCCATGCTCGTGCGGGCCTACGATCCCTGCATTTCGTGCTCCACCCACACCCTGGACCTGCGGCCGGGGCAGGAGAAGAAGCTCGTGCGCTTCGTGCGCAAGTAG
- a CDS encoding response regulator produces the protein MRALIVEDEFTSRRLLENILAPYAEGMSVTNGEEAVAAFAEGLAEGRPFDLVCMDIMMPAMDGQQAVRTIRQLESASGVKPADEAKIIMITALDDPKNVVSAYYRGGAAAYLTKPINVREFLDLIRDMGLIL, from the coding sequence ATGAGAGCGCTCATCGTCGAGGACGAGTTCACCAGCCGCAGGCTTTTGGAAAACATTCTCGCTCCCTATGCGGAGGGAATGTCCGTGACCAACGGCGAGGAGGCCGTGGCGGCCTTCGCCGAGGGCTTGGCGGAGGGTAGACCCTTCGACCTGGTCTGCATGGACATCATGATGCCCGCCATGGACGGGCAGCAGGCGGTGCGGACCATCAGGCAACTGGAGAGCGCCTCGGGCGTGAAGCCCGCCGATGAGGCCAAGATCATCATGATAACGGCCCTCGACGATCCCAAGAACGTGGTTTCGGCCTACTACCGCGGCGGCGCGGCCGCCTACCTGACCAAACCGATCAATGTCCGGGAATTTCTCGACCTGATCCGCGACATGGGACTCATCCTCTGA
- a CDS encoding FecCD family ABC transporter permease, with product MHFADGQIPGDYARYVGRKALLILALTLATACALALSLGLGAADLSLAAVLRTLAGAADSERARVILWNIRLPQALASLAAGAGLALSGAAMQSILRNPLGSPFTLGISHAAAFGAALAVLFLGDGRLTAVTGGAVALSRPGVIVASAFLCSLSAALVVVALARRRGSTPEVMILGGVALGALFTAGTMFLQYFADDVQLAAMVFWTFGDTARADWTQVGVLAVAALFALIYFTANAWNYNAVDAGDETARSLGVRVGRVRLWGMLAATLVTAVIIAFLGVIGFVGLVTPHMVRRVIGSDHRFLLPASAAAGALLLLAADTAARLILAPHVLPVSVLTAFLGAPVFFLLILRRRS from the coding sequence ATGCACTTCGCGGACGGGCAAATCCCCGGCGATTACGCCCGCTATGTGGGGCGCAAGGCGCTGCTCATTCTCGCCCTGACCTTGGCGACCGCCTGCGCTCTGGCCCTGTCACTGGGGCTCGGGGCGGCGGACCTTTCCCTGGCGGCGGTGCTCAGAACCCTGGCTGGCGCGGCCGATTCCGAGCGGGCCCGGGTCATCCTCTGGAACATTCGTCTGCCCCAGGCCCTGGCCTCCCTGGCCGCCGGGGCCGGCTTGGCCCTGAGCGGGGCGGCCATGCAGTCCATCCTGCGCAACCCCCTGGGGTCGCCGTTCACCCTGGGCATCTCCCACGCGGCGGCCTTCGGCGCGGCCCTGGCCGTACTGTTTCTGGGAGACGGGCGGCTGACCGCCGTCACGGGCGGGGCCGTGGCCCTGAGTCGGCCCGGCGTCATCGTGGCCTCGGCCTTCCTGTGCAGCCTGTCCGCCGCCCTGGTTGTGGTGGCCCTGGCGCGGCGGCGCGGCTCCACGCCCGAGGTCATGATCCTCGGCGGCGTGGCCCTGGGCGCGCTGTTCACGGCCGGAACCATGTTTCTGCAATATTTCGCCGACGATGTGCAGTTGGCGGCCATGGTCTTCTGGACCTTCGGCGACACGGCCCGGGCCGACTGGACCCAGGTGGGAGTGCTGGCTGTGGCCGCGCTGTTCGCGCTGATCTATTTCACCGCCAACGCCTGGAACTACAACGCCGTGGACGCGGGCGACGAGACGGCCCGGAGCCTCGGAGTGCGCGTCGGACGCGTGCGCCTCTGGGGCATGCTGGCCGCCACCCTGGTGACGGCGGTGATCATCGCCTTCCTGGGCGTCATCGGCTTCGTGGGGCTGGTCACGCCGCACATGGTCCGCCGGGTCATCGGCTCGGACCACCGCTTCCTGCTGCCCGCCTCGGCGGCGGCCGGAGCCCTGCTTCTGCTGGCCGCGGACACCGCAGCGCGTCTGATCCTGGCCCCGCACGTGCTGCCCGTGTCCGTGCTCACGGCCTTTCTCGGCGCGCCGGTCTTTTTCCTGCTCATTCTGAGGAGGCGGTCGTGA
- a CDS encoding tRNA (cytidine(34)-2'-O)-methyltransferase — translation MRLVLFNPEIPPNTGNVARLCAAMRVPLHLIEPLGFSLADRYLKRAGLDYWPHVDLHVHPDLDHFLRETAPARLVLSSARGGAPAHRFAFEPGDAIVLGPETTGLPGEVLALSEHLVRIPIKGQVRSLNMSTAAGILLHEALRRTGELDD, via the coding sequence ATGCGTCTGGTCCTGTTCAACCCGGAAATTCCCCCGAACACGGGCAACGTGGCCCGACTCTGCGCAGCCATGCGGGTGCCCCTGCACCTCATCGAACCCCTGGGCTTCTCCCTGGCCGACCGCTACCTCAAGCGCGCGGGGCTGGACTACTGGCCGCACGTGGATCTGCACGTCCACCCGGATCTGGACCACTTCCTACGCGAGACGGCTCCCGCCCGCCTGGTGCTTTCCAGCGCCCGCGGCGGCGCCCCGGCCCACCGTTTCGCCTTCGAGCCCGGAGACGCCATCGTGCTCGGCCCGGAGACCACTGGCCTGCCCGGCGAGGTTCTGGCCCTGTCCGAGCATCTCGTGCGCATTCCCATCAAGGGGCAGGTGCGCAGCCTGAACATGTCCACCGCGGCGGGCATCCTGCTGCACGAAGCCCTGCGCCGAACCGGGGAGCTGGACGACTGA
- a CDS encoding NAD(P)/FAD-dependent oxidoreductase, translating to MPDHPLYDVVILGCGPAGLQAAIHAARKKASVLLLGRMDKSSLYWAHVENLCCQFKVTGEEMLRVGREQALGFGAEIVGEDALRIEQKGRFFELATEGGRNVVARTLVIATGTTRNKLGVPGEKELLGRGVSYCVECDGGFFRGEDVAVIGGQSAAAGGALTLTHMAKSVHLVCEKLDVAEALRAQILERGVILHEGVKPLEIVGTNAVEALTLSDGSRLAVAGVFIELGAKGVLELAATLGLNLDESMKYVDTDKRMRTNVPGVFAAGDIAGPPLQIAKAIGEGCVAGLEAATYAKKIKEAQEPGDEEEDEL from the coding sequence ATGCCCGATCATCCGCTGTACGACGTGGTCATCCTGGGTTGCGGCCCGGCCGGTCTGCAGGCCGCCATCCACGCGGCCCGCAAAAAGGCGTCCGTGCTCCTGCTGGGGCGCATGGACAAAAGCAGCCTGTACTGGGCCCACGTGGAAAATCTCTGTTGCCAGTTCAAGGTCACGGGCGAGGAGATGTTGCGCGTGGGCCGTGAACAGGCCCTGGGCTTCGGAGCCGAAATCGTGGGCGAGGACGCCCTGCGTATCGAACAGAAGGGGCGCTTTTTCGAGCTGGCCACCGAGGGCGGCCGGAACGTTGTCGCCCGCACGCTGGTCATCGCCACCGGCACCACCCGCAACAAGCTCGGCGTCCCCGGCGAGAAGGAACTCCTGGGCCGGGGCGTGAGTTATTGCGTGGAATGTGACGGCGGCTTCTTCAGGGGCGAGGACGTGGCCGTCATCGGCGGCCAGAGCGCGGCGGCCGGAGGGGCGCTGACTCTCACGCACATGGCCAAAAGCGTCCACCTGGTCTGCGAGAAGCTGGACGTGGCCGAGGCCCTGCGCGCCCAGATCCTGGAACGCGGCGTGATCCTGCACGAGGGCGTCAAACCGCTGGAGATCGTGGGAACGAACGCGGTGGAGGCCTTGACGCTTTCCGACGGCTCCCGCCTGGCCGTGGCCGGGGTGTTCATCGAGCTGGGAGCCAAGGGCGTGCTTGAGCTGGCCGCCACCCTGGGCCTGAACCTGGACGAGAGCATGAAATACGTGGACACGGACAAGCGCATGCGCACCAACGTGCCCGGCGTATTCGCGGCCGGTGACATCGCCGGGCCGCCGCTGCAGATCGCCAAGGCCATCGGCGAGGGCTGCGTGGCCGGTCTGGAGGCCGCGACCTACGCCAAGAAGATCAAGGAAGCCCAGGAACCCGGCGACGAGGAAGAGGACGAACTGTAG
- a CDS encoding ABC transporter ATP-binding protein, which translates to MILDVAGVSFSYNGRPVLRDVRLGVGPGEVLAVLGPNGVGKTTLLKCINAIHRPSRGAVLVEGEDVLRLSPDAVARAVGYVPQRGEAPRLTVFDAVLLGRRPHIRWRAADKDLRIVESAIRHLRLGHLQLRHLDQLSGGELQKVAIARALVQEPRLLLFDEPTSALDMRNQEDILRLIRHVAVEHGMAVVMTMHDLNTALRFAHKLLFLKDGRVFAACSPGEIEADTVREVYGLPVTVHRVDDHPLVLPRSEV; encoded by the coding sequence GTGATTCTGGATGTGGCCGGAGTGAGTTTTTCCTACAACGGCCGCCCCGTGTTGCGGGACGTGCGCCTCGGCGTTGGTCCGGGCGAGGTTCTGGCCGTGCTCGGGCCCAACGGCGTGGGCAAGACCACGCTGCTCAAATGCATCAACGCCATCCACCGGCCCAGCCGGGGGGCGGTGCTGGTGGAGGGCGAGGACGTGTTGCGCCTGTCGCCGGACGCCGTGGCCCGGGCCGTGGGCTACGTGCCCCAGCGCGGCGAGGCCCCGCGCTTGACCGTGTTCGACGCCGTGCTTCTGGGACGTCGGCCGCATATCCGTTGGCGCGCCGCGGACAAGGATCTGCGCATCGTGGAGTCGGCCATCCGCCATCTGCGCCTCGGGCATCTGCAACTGCGCCACCTGGACCAGCTCTCCGGCGGAGAATTGCAGAAGGTGGCCATCGCCCGGGCCCTGGTCCAGGAACCCCGCCTGCTGCTCTTCGACGAGCCCACCAGCGCCCTGGACATGCGCAACCAGGAGGACATCCTGCGCCTCATCCGGCACGTGGCGGTGGAGCACGGCATGGCCGTGGTCATGACCATGCACGACCTGAACACGGCCCTGCGTTTCGCCCACAAGCTGCTGTTCCTCAAGGACGGTCGGGTCTTCGCCGCTTGCAGCCCCGGCGAGATCGAGGCCGACACGGTGCGGGAGGTCTACGGCCTGCCCGTGACCGTGCATCGTGTCGACGACCACCCCCTGGTGCTGCCCAGAAGCGAGGTCTGA
- a CDS encoding FAD/NAD(P)-binding protein, which translates to MSIKNFSPYVPRPATLVAKQKLSDFVTLFTFEQDNGKPLAHKPGQFVNLSIYGVGEAPFSISSPPEQKNVFELAVRKIGTVTQALHALEPGAKIGIRGPYGSFFPVQQFVGKDTLFVAGGLGYIPLRSLLRYQLRHREEFGRIIVLIGTRDPKERIFTEQIKRLGERGDVEVLETVDRGDETWQGNVGLITTLLPKVQIDAAGTFVAMVGPPIMYRFVIADCRKIGIPAEQIYVSLERKMKCGLGKCGHCQINDLNACIDGPVFRYTDIEAYQEAI; encoded by the coding sequence ATGAGTATTAAGAACTTCTCTCCCTATGTGCCGCGTCCGGCGACCCTCGTGGCCAAACAGAAGCTCTCGGACTTCGTGACCCTGTTCACCTTCGAGCAGGACAACGGCAAGCCCCTGGCCCACAAGCCCGGGCAGTTCGTGAACCTGTCCATCTACGGGGTGGGCGAGGCGCCGTTCTCCATCAGCTCCCCGCCGGAGCAGAAGAACGTCTTCGAGCTGGCCGTGCGCAAGATCGGCACCGTGACCCAGGCCCTGCACGCCCTGGAGCCGGGGGCCAAGATCGGCATCCGCGGCCCCTACGGGAGCTTCTTCCCCGTGCAGCAGTTCGTGGGCAAGGACACGCTCTTCGTGGCCGGCGGCCTGGGCTACATCCCGTTGCGTTCGCTGCTGCGCTACCAGCTCCGGCACCGTGAGGAGTTCGGCCGGATCATCGTGCTCATCGGCACCCGCGACCCCAAGGAGCGCATCTTCACCGAGCAGATCAAGCGTCTGGGCGAACGGGGGGACGTGGAGGTCCTGGAGACCGTGGACCGGGGCGACGAGACCTGGCAGGGCAACGTGGGCCTGATCACGACGCTTCTGCCCAAGGTCCAGATCGACGCGGCGGGCACCTTCGTGGCCATGGTCGGACCGCCGATCATGTACCGCTTCGTCATCGCCGACTGCCGCAAGATCGGCATCCCGGCGGAGCAGATATACGTCTCCCTGGAACGCAAGATGAAGTGCGGCCTGGGCAAGTGCGGGCACTGCCAGATCAACGACCTGAACGCCTGCATCGACGGCCCGGTGTTCCGCTACACGGACATCGAGGCGTACCAGGAAGCCATCTAA
- a CDS encoding HD domain-containing protein, with translation MSNGPDVEALIERFLNYAAGFKNGDADHDYHIRLKAEHSLRVLELARTIAREERLESGTARLLEIAALFHDAGRFEQFARHHTFNDRQSCNHARMGITVLLRDGLLGGLDPATRRVALGAVFLHNVRALPPRLPEPLGAVTRGVRDADKLDIYPVMLSHLDGDKPLDPVVCLGVARDPDRYSEAIIGQLERGRLANYADMRFSNDFRLLLLGWVFDLNYATARRILDQSGHLSRIFGELPRDERMLTLRKRIEEQVRRP, from the coding sequence GTGAGCAACGGTCCGGACGTCGAAGCCCTGATCGAACGCTTCCTGAACTACGCCGCCGGGTTCAAAAACGGCGACGCCGACCACGACTACCACATTCGTCTCAAGGCCGAGCATTCCCTGCGCGTCTTGGAACTGGCCCGGACCATCGCCCGCGAAGAGCGACTGGAGTCCGGGACGGCCCGCCTGCTGGAGATCGCCGCCCTGTTCCACGACGCGGGCCGCTTCGAGCAGTTCGCCCGCCACCACACCTTCAACGACCGCCAGTCATGCAACCACGCCCGCATGGGCATCACGGTCCTGCTTCGCGACGGACTGCTGGGCGGCCTGGACCCGGCCACGCGCCGGGTGGCCCTCGGCGCGGTCTTCCTGCACAACGTCCGGGCCCTGCCGCCGCGCCTGCCCGAGCCCCTGGGGGCCGTGACCCGGGGGGTGCGTGACGCCGACAAGCTGGACATCTATCCGGTCATGCTCTCCCACCTGGACGGCGACAAGCCCCTGGACCCTGTGGTCTGCCTGGGGGTGGCGCGCGACCCCGACCGCTATTCGGAAGCCATCATCGGCCAACTGGAGCGCGGCAGGCTGGCCAACTACGCCGACATGCGCTTCTCCAACGACTTCCGCCTCCTGCTCCTGGGTTGGGTCTTCGACCTGAACTACGCGACCGCGCGGCGTATTCTGGACCAAAGCGGCCACCTGTCGCGGATTTTCGGGGAGCTGCCCCGGGACGAGCGCATGCTGACGCTCAGGAAACGGATCGAAGAGCAGGTGCGCCGTCCCTGA
- a CDS encoding FmdE family protein: protein MPCAFSLELLRKVAVFHGHECPGLTIGIRAAELALRELGGPGPDLVAVSETDMCGVDAIQVLTGCTYGKGNLIHRDLGKMAFSFYRRGAGGFRAVLRPEARGGMDEEMGALFRKQSDGAATPEEEVRARVLREELRRRFLDLELEEMFTITPLPERPPRPARVLRSLACDSCGEMTMESRTRRFDGQTLCISCFEAVEQKI from the coding sequence ATGCCTTGCGCCTTTTCCCTGGAATTGTTGCGGAAGGTCGCGGTGTTTCACGGCCACGAGTGCCCCGGACTGACCATCGGCATCCGCGCGGCCGAGCTGGCCTTGCGCGAGCTGGGCGGCCCCGGCCCGGACCTGGTCGCCGTGTCCGAGACGGACATGTGCGGCGTGGACGCCATCCAGGTGCTCACCGGCTGCACCTACGGCAAGGGCAATCTCATCCATCGCGACCTGGGCAAGATGGCCTTTTCCTTTTATCGGCGGGGCGCGGGCGGCTTCCGGGCCGTGCTGCGTCCCGAGGCGCGTGGCGGCATGGACGAGGAGATGGGGGCGCTTTTCCGCAAGCAGAGCGACGGCGCGGCCACGCCCGAGGAGGAGGTCCGGGCCCGCGTCTTGCGCGAGGAACTGCGGCGACGCTTTCTGGATTTGGAGTTGGAGGAGATGTTCACGATCACGCCGTTGCCCGAGCGGCCGCCGCGCCCGGCTCGGGTGCTGCGCAGCCTGGCCTGCGACTCCTGCGGCGAGATGACCATGGAGTCGCGGACGCGGCGTTTCGACGGCCAGACTCTCTGCATCTCCTGTTTCGAGGCCGTGGAGCAGAAAATCTGA
- a CDS encoding 4Fe-4S dicluster domain-containing protein has translation MTTTYTVFQEQLPELFRQWSREYALHVPARAAEGFYDFRPWHEDLEVAWEYDVAYNSPKRYLLPPRETLIRYDLAAYTAEPVFEAPAQILFGVHPYDLKALNQLDQIMEGGSPDQNYMRRREATLIMALDPLTVSPTAFWGSIGADKVNHGYDLYWTKIGPASFLVQVGSARGEELLRRAGEPMKATAADREAARRAKLRALSLTRANSLKYNWEETPRILGRSWDSPIWRKYAVMCLACGSCNLVCPTCYCFDIREEADDRLEKGERFRAWDGCMLESFARVAGNHNFRPKALDRYRHRYFRKGKYIYDKFGELGCVGCGRCVRACTAGIANPLAVFNELWEESGNEY, from the coding sequence ATGACCACGACCTACACCGTCTTCCAGGAGCAGCTTCCAGAGTTGTTCCGCCAGTGGAGCCGTGAGTACGCGCTCCACGTGCCGGCCCGGGCCGCCGAGGGGTTTTATGATTTCCGCCCCTGGCATGAGGATCTCGAAGTGGCGTGGGAGTATGACGTCGCCTACAACTCCCCCAAGCGCTACCTCCTTCCGCCGCGCGAAACGCTCATCCGTTACGACCTCGCGGCGTACACCGCGGAGCCGGTCTTCGAGGCTCCGGCGCAGATTCTCTTCGGGGTTCATCCTTATGATCTGAAGGCCCTGAACCAGCTGGATCAGATCATGGAGGGCGGCAGCCCGGACCAGAACTACATGCGCCGCCGGGAGGCCACCCTGATCATGGCCCTGGACCCGCTGACCGTCTCGCCCACGGCCTTCTGGGGCAGCATCGGCGCGGACAAGGTGAACCACGGCTACGATCTGTACTGGACCAAGATCGGCCCGGCTTCCTTCCTGGTCCAGGTGGGGTCGGCGCGCGGCGAGGAACTCCTGCGCCGCGCCGGGGAGCCCATGAAGGCCACGGCCGCCGACCGCGAGGCCGCGCGCCGGGCCAAGCTCCGCGCGTTGTCGCTGACGCGGGCCAACTCTCTCAAGTACAACTGGGAGGAGACCCCGCGCATCCTGGGCCGCAGCTGGGATTCGCCCATCTGGCGCAAGTACGCGGTGATGTGCTTGGCCTGCGGCTCCTGCAACCTGGTCTGCCCCACCTGCTACTGCTTCGACATCCGCGAAGAGGCCGACGACCGGCTGGAGAAGGGCGAGCGCTTCCGGGCCTGGGACGGCTGCATGCTGGAGTCCTTCGCCCGGGTGGCGGGCAACCACAATTTCCGGCCCAAGGCCCTGGACCGTTACCGTCACCGCTATTTCCGCAAGGGGAAATACATCTACGACAAGTTCGGGGAACTGGGCTGCGTGGGCTGCGGCCGTTGCGTCCGCGCCTGCACGGCCGGGATCGCCAACCCTCTGGCCGTGTTCAACGAGCTTTGGGAGGAGTCGGGCAATGAGTATTAA
- a CDS encoding iron ABC transporter substrate-binding protein produces the protein MIRRLFLLCSAVLLGAVPALAGETRVVTDALGRQVTIPAKVERVICSGSGCLRLLTYLQAQNLAVAVDDIEGKRNQFDARPYAIANPGFRDLPVFGQFRGEDNPERILSLAVQPQVILKVNPEMGTNPVDLERKTGIPVVVLRYGDLGRKRPEFYAALRLVAQVTDRAERAEAVIHFFDARIEELGRRVAGMPDSAKPRVYVGGVAYKGPQGFHSTEPGYPPFLFLNARNVAAEGALTPGQTVVAKEKIVEWNPDALFLDLATLQLGEDAGGLHELKTDPAYQTLDAVKTGRVYGLLPYNWYSQNYGSILADAYYVGKVLQPERFQDVDPAVEADAIYSFLVGKPVFEEMNRRFGGMAFKPVPLR, from the coding sequence ATGATTCGCCGCCTGTTTCTTTTGTGCTCCGCCGTCCTGCTCGGCGCGGTTCCGGCCCTGGCCGGGGAGACCCGCGTGGTCACCGACGCCCTGGGCCGCCAGGTGACCATCCCGGCCAAGGTGGAGCGGGTCATTTGTTCAGGTTCCGGCTGCCTTCGGCTGCTGACCTATCTCCAGGCCCAGAACCTGGCCGTGGCCGTGGACGACATCGAGGGCAAGCGCAACCAGTTCGATGCCCGGCCCTATGCCATCGCCAATCCCGGTTTCCGCGACCTGCCGGTGTTCGGGCAGTTCCGGGGCGAGGACAACCCCGAGCGCATCCTCTCCCTGGCGGTGCAACCCCAGGTGATTCTCAAGGTCAACCCGGAGATGGGCACGAACCCCGTGGATCTGGAGCGCAAGACCGGCATCCCGGTGGTTGTGTTGCGCTATGGCGACCTGGGCCGGAAACGGCCGGAATTCTATGCCGCCCTGCGGCTCGTGGCCCAGGTGACGGATCGTGCGGAACGGGCCGAGGCCGTGATCCATTTCTTCGATGCGCGCATCGAGGAACTGGGCCGGAGGGTGGCCGGAATGCCGGATTCCGCGAAGCCCCGGGTCTATGTCGGCGGCGTGGCCTACAAGGGGCCGCAGGGATTTCATTCCACCGAGCCGGGCTACCCGCCGTTCCTCTTCCTGAACGCGCGCAACGTCGCCGCCGAGGGCGCGTTGACGCCGGGGCAGACCGTGGTGGCCAAGGAGAAGATCGTGGAGTGGAATCCCGACGCGCTCTTCCTCGACTTGGCCACCCTGCAACTGGGCGAGGACGCGGGCGGTCTGCACGAGTTGAAGACTGACCCGGCCTACCAGACCCTGGACGCTGTGAAGACCGGCAGGGTCTACGGCCTGCTGCCCTACAACTGGTATTCCCAGAACTACGGCTCCATCCTGGCCGACGCCTACTACGTGGGCAAGGTGCTCCAGCCCGAGCGCTTCCAGGACGTGGACCCGGCGGTCGAGGCTGACGCGATCTATTCCTTCCTCGTGGGCAAGCCCGTGTTCGAGGAGATGAACCGCCGCTTCGGCGGAATGGCCTTCAAGCCGGTTCCCCTGCGCTGA